In Fodinibius saliphilus, a genomic segment contains:
- a CDS encoding class I SAM-dependent methyltransferase: MKPELQRRVQRYGWDYSSPYYEKGWDKQLWPAQRRLLKQAELTPGDSVLDISCGTGLVTFPIAKQVGEEGRVTGIDLSEKMIEKAAEKADEMNITNVSFEQMDAEELALDDARFDVTINSLGMMYYPNPEKAITEMYRVTGVGGRAAALVWGRRSKCGWAEIFPIVDKRVNTDVCPLFFSLGTGDTLQDHFIKAGFNQVELQRFSMTLPYSTNEEAIISAFLGGAVAMAYRKFEEDEKKKAHQEYLESIQPYWDGKVYEIPGEFVIVSGNRI, translated from the coding sequence ATGAAACCGGAACTTCAGCGAAGAGTACAGCGATATGGGTGGGATTATTCATCCCCGTATTACGAAAAAGGATGGGATAAGCAGCTTTGGCCGGCTCAACGGCGATTGTTGAAACAAGCCGAGCTAACCCCGGGAGATAGTGTATTGGATATTTCTTGTGGTACAGGACTCGTGACTTTCCCCATAGCCAAACAAGTAGGTGAGGAAGGCAGGGTCACCGGTATTGACCTTTCTGAGAAAATGATCGAAAAAGCTGCTGAGAAAGCCGATGAGATGAACATTACGAATGTATCATTTGAACAAATGGACGCCGAAGAGTTAGCATTGGATGATGCTCGCTTTGATGTAACTATTAATTCGTTGGGGATGATGTATTATCCCAACCCTGAAAAAGCTATAACAGAGATGTACAGGGTAACCGGGGTCGGAGGAAGAGCTGCTGCCTTGGTGTGGGGAAGACGGAGTAAATGCGGGTGGGCAGAGATTTTTCCTATTGTGGATAAACGTGTTAACACGGATGTATGTCCATTGTTCTTTAGTCTGGGAACTGGAGATACCCTGCAGGATCATTTTATAAAGGCAGGCTTCAATCAGGTTGAGCTACAACGATTCAGTATGACGTTGCCCTACTCGACAAATGAAGAGGCGATTATCAGTGCGTTTTTAGGAGGTGCTGTTGCCATGGCTTACCGAAAGTTTGAAGAAGATGAAAAAAAGAAAGCCCACCAAGAATATCTTGAATCCATACAACCCTACTGGGATGGAAAGGTTTATGAGATACCGGGCGAATTTGTAATCGTATCCGGGAATAGGATATAA
- a CDS encoding protein-L-isoaspartate(D-aspartate) O-methyltransferase, giving the protein MKKINIILFIVIIISGLYFWSPDTKPLPVKTLPIPSIADTVTHDSLNWNRPRFSERENERHDLIKDGIKKQGVTDSLVLAAMRHVPRHLFVPKQYQQYAYQNRPLPIGHDQTISQPYIVAYMTQLLDVSAGDKVLEIGTGSGYQAAVLSEITPHIYTIEIVEPLAKQAVTRFQKLGYTTIKTKIGDGYKGWPEYAPFNKIILTAAPTKIPEPLINQLAKEGTLIAPVGKSGKTQFLTKITKSQDGTLKRQKKLPVRFVPMTGKVQKN; this is encoded by the coding sequence ATGAAAAAAATTAACATCATCCTTTTTATAGTCATTATTATAAGCGGACTATATTTTTGGAGTCCAGACACAAAACCATTACCGGTAAAAACTCTTCCCATTCCTTCTATTGCTGATACCGTTACGCATGACTCTCTTAACTGGAACCGACCTCGTTTTAGTGAACGAGAAAATGAGCGTCATGATCTGATAAAAGACGGCATAAAGAAACAAGGGGTAACTGACTCACTAGTACTAGCTGCTATGCGTCATGTTCCCCGACACCTTTTTGTGCCAAAACAATATCAACAATATGCCTATCAAAACCGTCCCCTGCCTATAGGGCACGATCAGACTATTTCACAGCCCTATATTGTAGCCTATATGACCCAACTTTTAGATGTTAGTGCTGGTGATAAAGTACTGGAAATAGGCACCGGCAGTGGTTATCAAGCTGCTGTTTTATCAGAGATTACACCCCACATATATACAATCGAAATTGTAGAACCACTGGCAAAACAAGCTGTCACGCGTTTTCAGAAATTGGGCTATACCACTATCAAGACTAAAATCGGCGATGGTTATAAGGGATGGCCCGAATATGCACCTTTCAACAAAATCATATTGACCGCAGCTCCGACAAAAATACCAGAACCATTAATCAATCAGCTTGCAAAGGAAGGAACGCTTATTGCTCCTGTTGGGAAAAGTGGAAAAACACAATTTCTCACAAAGATAACGAAATCACAAGATGGCACCCTCAAACGACAAAAAAAGTTGCCTGTTCGCTTTGTGCCAATGACGGGAAAAGTCCAAAAAAATTAA
- a CDS encoding hotdog fold thioesterase, translating to MGDALNITFTSFKIDEVKATMPVDKNTVQPFGFLHGGASVVLAETLASVGAWLNIEDEDKSAVGIEINANHMRAVKKGKIIKGVAQPVHRGRQTQVWETNIFTTNKKLVCTSRCTLAVVRR from the coding sequence ATGGGAGACGCCCTGAATATTACTTTTACTTCTTTCAAGATTGATGAAGTTAAAGCGACTATGCCCGTTGATAAAAATACGGTGCAGCCATTTGGGTTCTTGCACGGAGGGGCATCGGTAGTATTAGCAGAAACTCTGGCTTCAGTAGGTGCTTGGCTCAACATTGAGGATGAGGATAAATCAGCAGTGGGTATAGAAATAAACGCTAACCACATGCGGGCAGTTAAAAAAGGGAAAATCATAAAAGGAGTTGCTCAGCCGGTCCATCGGGGACGCCAGACCCAAGTTTGGGAAACGAATATATTTACTACTAATAAAAAGCTTGTATGTACTTCGCGATGTACTTTAGCGGTCGTTAGAAGATAA
- a CDS encoding class I SAM-dependent methyltransferase, with translation MNINLLKQIPVILRSQPDPRFIAQQLRKPSGDFAKEVGQKMDIVNKPLFDLTLEVLNPNENDRILEIGFGTGKFLEKMFSIEENIDISGIDYSEEMVKLAKQNNPDLLSSDKLDLRKAESDSLPFDDSSFDKVFCNMVIYFWDHPKEHLAEIYRILKPGGAFYTGMREYESMLTFPFVEHGFNLFRVEQWENILVKNGFSLLESRRQQDAPLEIDDMKIQLISCCIAAGKDK, from the coding sequence ATGAATATAAATTTATTAAAGCAAATACCTGTAATATTGCGGTCGCAACCTGATCCCAGATTTATCGCTCAACAGCTTAGAAAACCTTCAGGGGATTTTGCCAAGGAGGTTGGGCAAAAAATGGATATAGTGAATAAACCACTTTTTGACTTAACACTTGAGGTACTAAATCCGAATGAAAACGATCGTATCCTTGAAATAGGATTCGGGACGGGAAAGTTTTTGGAAAAGATGTTCTCGATCGAAGAGAATATAGATATCAGTGGTATCGATTATTCTGAGGAGATGGTTAAGCTGGCGAAACAAAATAATCCTGATCTTCTAAGCTCGGATAAGCTGGACCTTCGAAAAGCAGAAAGTGACTCACTTCCTTTTGATGATAGTTCGTTCGATAAAGTATTCTGTAATATGGTGATATATTTTTGGGACCACCCCAAAGAGCACCTTGCAGAGATTTATCGCATATTAAAGCCGGGGGGAGCGTTTTATACTGGAATGAGAGAGTATGAAAGTATGCTTACGTTTCCTTTTGTAGAGCATGGTTTTAATCTGTTCAGGGTAGAGCAATGGGAAAATATCTTAGTTAAAAATGGTTTTTCGTTGTTAGAGTCACGAAGGCAGCAAGACGCTCCTTTAGAAATTGACGATATGAAAATTCAGCTTATTTCCTGTTGCATAGCAGCTGGGAAAGATAAGTAA
- a CDS encoding AMP-dependent synthetase/ligase, whose product MGNEKSTIISEIDTGLKKHERDVLIATKRNGSWVETGRDEFQTKARNLALGLYELGVRKGDKVSVHSENSAEWLICDQAILSIGAANVPIYTTQPGDQIKYILENSGSKVHIVSTDELYKDTRPLMDDIANVEAVISILGSQYDEVKPFDAIMEMGAEKHKENPELFEELKSKVKPDELATLIYTSGTTGDPKGVMLTHNNIASNIRASLKRVPFDDQVRDNERMLSYLPLSHVFERMITYMYLCLGYPIYYIEEVEEIRDDFEYVQPYYFATVPRLLEKIHTGVKVKGQELSGLKKQLYYWALNRAEEYDPENPPTGLEAVKHKIADKLVYSKIRELFGPNLLGVVSGGAALSPNLFRFMNAIGFICLQGYGLTETSPVLSVQDKDHLRVGSSGFPLSNVDIKIAEDGEILAKGPNIMEGYYNNPEKTDEVFTDDGWFMTGDVGKLEDNYLFITDRKKSVFKLSTGKYIAPQVIENKLSESGFIDQAVVIGYKRKFCSALIVPSYDNVEQRLKDKGKSMSEDKSNDPEVRKIIQREVDKVNKELSPWETVKRFILLDTPFSIETDELTPTQKVKRPVVKEHYSEEIESMYEEGKESQS is encoded by the coding sequence ATGGGCAACGAAAAGAGTACGATCATTTCTGAGATTGATACCGGCTTAAAGAAGCACGAAAGGGACGTCCTTATAGCCACTAAACGAAATGGTAGTTGGGTTGAAACAGGTAGAGATGAGTTTCAAACCAAAGCAAGAAACCTGGCATTGGGACTTTACGAACTGGGTGTTCGTAAAGGTGATAAGGTAAGTGTACATTCCGAAAATAGTGCAGAGTGGCTTATTTGTGATCAGGCAATACTTTCAATTGGAGCAGCTAATGTTCCCATTTATACCACCCAACCCGGTGACCAGATAAAGTATATTCTTGAAAACTCTGGTTCTAAGGTGCATATCGTTTCAACAGATGAACTGTATAAAGATACTCGGCCCTTGATGGATGATATCGCAAATGTTGAGGCTGTGATATCTATATTGGGTTCACAGTATGATGAAGTAAAGCCTTTTGATGCCATCATGGAGATGGGAGCTGAAAAGCATAAGGAAAATCCGGAGCTTTTCGAAGAACTTAAATCAAAGGTAAAGCCCGATGAGCTCGCAACGTTAATTTATACTTCTGGCACAACCGGCGATCCCAAAGGGGTTATGTTGACCCACAATAACATTGCTTCCAATATACGGGCATCATTGAAACGGGTACCCTTTGATGATCAGGTGAGAGATAATGAGCGAATGCTTTCATACTTGCCGTTATCACATGTTTTTGAACGCATGATAACATATATGTACTTGTGCTTGGGCTATCCGATCTATTACATTGAAGAAGTAGAAGAGATACGAGATGATTTCGAATACGTTCAACCCTACTATTTTGCCACGGTGCCCCGACTATTAGAAAAAATTCATACCGGTGTTAAAGTTAAGGGGCAAGAACTGAGCGGGCTTAAAAAGCAGTTATATTACTGGGCCCTAAACAGAGCCGAAGAGTACGATCCTGAAAATCCCCCAACGGGCCTAGAAGCTGTAAAACATAAAATTGCCGATAAACTCGTTTATTCGAAAATAAGGGAGCTTTTTGGTCCTAATTTATTGGGGGTAGTAAGCGGAGGGGCGGCTCTTTCACCTAATCTCTTTCGGTTTATGAATGCTATTGGTTTTATCTGTCTGCAGGGATATGGGCTTACTGAAACATCCCCAGTACTTTCGGTTCAAGACAAAGATCACTTGCGGGTAGGCAGTTCTGGTTTCCCTCTATCAAATGTAGATATAAAGATTGCAGAAGATGGAGAGATCCTTGCTAAAGGTCCAAACATTATGGAGGGGTATTATAACAATCCCGAAAAGACCGATGAAGTTTTTACTGATGATGGTTGGTTTATGACGGGCGATGTTGGTAAGCTGGAAGACAATTATCTGTTTATTACAGATCGTAAGAAATCAGTTTTTAAGCTTTCAACGGGGAAATATATTGCACCCCAGGTAATTGAAAATAAGCTTAGTGAAAGTGGTTTTATTGATCAGGCCGTAGTTATCGGTTATAAACGGAAATTTTGTTCAGCGTTAATTGTACCAAGTTATGATAATGTTGAGCAGCGGCTCAAAGACAAAGGGAAGTCGATGTCTGAAGATAAAAGTAATGATCCCGAAGTAAGGAAAATTATACAACGAGAAGTAGACAAGGTGAATAAGGAACTTTCGCCCTGGGAAACGGTTAAGAGATTTATCCTGTTGGATACCCCTTTCTCTATAGAAACGGATGAGCTTACCCCCACTCAAAAGGTGAAACGCCCAGTGGTGAAAGAACATTATTCTGAAGAGATAGAATCTATGTATGAAGAAGGGAAAGAATCTCAAAGCTGA
- a CDS encoding class I adenylate-forming enzyme family protein: MDFKELQQKIGHARTLTDSPPPLPYKDIGELLKERAEDDRSYITYIDEDDNRTEVSYAEFCEQVWNCARFLQGQGLSQGDRIATISHNHWHTTVHYFASWLLGLVVVPINLGEDDERIAYILENGNVELAFIRTEYRERFRKILDIYKDKLKNIEWIVCEGQVDNFTKEDGALNLPEDPLTDSEALIVFTSGTTGAPKAVMLSQRNLLEDARSIAQWHDIEKDTRMMCVLPIHHVNGTVVTLITPFYSGGSTVLNQRFRTSKFFETIAEEKVHIVSMVPTLLQYLNSYYEEKERPETPTLRHVICGAGPLTIKVAENFEEQIGIPIIHGYGLSETTCYSCFVPTDIDSDEHKKWMREYGYPSIGVPVSANEMAIHDEDGNELKENERGEIVVRGVNVMLKYYNNKEANEKTFKNGWFRSGDEGFYVNDDDGRPYFFITGRLKELIIRGGVNLAPLEIDEVINKAPGVKAGIAVGFENDWYGEEVGAYIQLEEGTEGDEEAILEFCRKKLPFNKAPKVVVFGDDIPVTSTGKYQRRKVTHHFEEWKEVQFRKK; this comes from the coding sequence ATGGATTTTAAAGAGCTTCAGCAAAAGATTGGTCATGCACGAACCCTCACAGATTCACCGCCACCGCTTCCGTATAAAGATATTGGTGAATTACTAAAGGAGCGCGCGGAGGATGATCGAAGTTATATCACCTACATTGATGAGGATGACAATCGAACAGAAGTAAGTTATGCTGAGTTTTGTGAGCAAGTCTGGAATTGTGCCCGTTTTTTACAGGGACAGGGACTTAGCCAGGGAGATCGTATTGCTACTATTTCTCATAATCACTGGCATACTACTGTTCATTATTTTGCTTCTTGGTTGTTGGGATTAGTGGTTGTGCCCATTAATTTGGGTGAGGATGATGAGCGCATCGCTTATATCCTTGAGAATGGCAATGTAGAGTTAGCCTTTATAAGAACAGAGTACCGAGAGCGTTTTCGCAAAATTCTTGATATCTATAAAGATAAACTTAAAAATATTGAGTGGATTGTTTGCGAAGGCCAGGTAGATAACTTTACAAAAGAAGATGGGGCCTTAAATTTGCCGGAAGACCCGCTGACAGATTCTGAAGCCCTGATTGTATTTACTTCAGGTACTACCGGAGCCCCCAAAGCAGTAATGCTGAGTCAACGAAACTTGTTGGAGGATGCCCGTAGTATTGCCCAGTGGCATGATATTGAAAAAGATACGCGCATGATGTGTGTACTCCCTATTCATCATGTGAATGGTACTGTAGTTACGCTTATTACCCCTTTTTATTCCGGTGGATCTACCGTATTGAATCAGCGGTTTAGAACATCCAAATTTTTCGAAACCATTGCTGAAGAAAAGGTGCATATTGTGAGTATGGTGCCAACACTTTTGCAGTACCTTAACAGCTACTATGAGGAGAAAGAACGCCCGGAAACTCCAACGCTCCGGCATGTTATCTGTGGGGCAGGGCCATTGACTATAAAGGTGGCTGAAAATTTTGAGGAACAGATCGGGATTCCTATTATTCACGGCTATGGCCTCTCCGAAACCACGTGCTATTCCTGTTTTGTTCCCACTGATATCGACAGTGATGAGCACAAAAAGTGGATGAGAGAGTATGGATATCCCAGTATTGGAGTACCTGTTTCTGCAAATGAAATGGCAATTCATGATGAGGATGGAAATGAGCTGAAGGAAAATGAAAGGGGAGAGATTGTGGTACGCGGGGTAAATGTAATGTTAAAATACTACAATAATAAAGAGGCCAATGAAAAGACGTTTAAAAATGGTTGGTTTCGCAGTGGTGATGAAGGTTTTTATGTCAATGATGATGACGGTCGCCCATACTTTTTTATAACGGGTCGGCTTAAAGAGCTTATTATTCGGGGGGGAGTAAATTTGGCTCCATTGGAGATTGATGAGGTTATCAATAAGGCTCCAGGTGTTAAGGCGGGTATTGCTGTAGGTTTTGAAAATGATTGGTATGGCGAAGAAGTGGGGGCCTATATACAATTGGAAGAGGGTACTGAAGGAGATGAAGAAGCCATTTTGGAATTTTGTAGAAAGAAATTACCCTTTAATAAAGCTCCGAAAGTTGTGGTCTTCGGTGATGATATTCCGGTTACTTCTACAGGTAAATATCAACGGCGTAAAGTAACCCATCATTTTGAAGAGTGGAAAGAAGTACAGTTCCGTAAGAAATAG
- a CDS encoding OsmC family protein has product MADPKKIKEAFERNQKAIEKRPSLAKSTATTKVHLFDGTTCEVEHKHWKFKVDIGEAEGGNNAGPGPGILERGALGSCLAIGYSQRAAVLGIPIEGIEVEVESDFDARPMLHLDDEHPPGFEALRYRVHIKSPASEEEIMRVIEETDKHSPVLDDFKRGIPVEREVKIENTKREMS; this is encoded by the coding sequence ATGGCAGATCCAAAGAAGATCAAAGAAGCTTTTGAAAGAAATCAAAAAGCGATTGAGAAACGACCGTCGCTGGCAAAAAGTACGGCTACTACAAAAGTGCATTTGTTTGACGGAACTACCTGTGAAGTGGAGCATAAGCACTGGAAATTTAAAGTGGATATTGGAGAGGCTGAAGGCGGTAATAATGCCGGGCCGGGTCCGGGTATCTTGGAACGAGGTGCCTTGGGCAGTTGTCTTGCAATTGGCTATTCACAGCGAGCGGCGGTGCTAGGTATTCCTATCGAAGGTATTGAAGTGGAGGTGGAGTCGGACTTTGATGCACGTCCCATGTTACATCTTGATGATGAACACCCACCCGGATTTGAGGCTCTGCGCTATAGAGTTCATATCAAGAGTCCGGCTTCAGAAGAGGAGATTATGCGTGTGATTGAGGAAACAGACAAGCATAGCCCGGTGTTGGATGACTTTAAAAGGGGGATCCCCGTAGAAAGGGAAGTGAAAATAGAAAACACTAAGAGAGAAATGTCATGA
- a CDS encoding S8 family peptidase: MTKRIPVLLVIFALFYGCSTTQKTTISEQQPSEPAIDFSTLEKPPKDWHHLDESQTQYRGISSKRAFNSFLNSKTPQREVVVAVIDGGVDTKHEDLQKNLWINDDEIPNNQKDDDNNGYVDDIHGWNFIGGPNGKNINHDTFELTRIYRRLNKQFHNTDTTTLSEKEKQQYNYYRNIRSDYKAEVEKLYRQYSNITSLEKNKKRANDILVAHFGSLDYSYEEVQNLQPNNRQLNFAKNVMSYVLENDIDSTLIADQKKQIYEFAKYGYNPNFNPRHIVGDDYDDKTERYYGNNDVAGPDPSHGTHVAGIIGAMRDNGIGIDGIAIKTRIMAVRAVPNGDERDKDVANAIRYAVNNGADIINMSFGKSYSPYKTVVDEAIKYADKKGVLMVHGAGNESQNIDKKPKYPTDVYGSSVIGDSAATQWLSVGATSWKPNENFIANFSNFGNQKVDLFAPGVDIYSTIPNNKYKRQDGTSMASPVVAGAAALIMAYYPELTAQQIKQILMGSVVKYPQQKVIVPKENPSEEAQQKLFSTLSASGGLINIYKALQAAEKLSTK; encoded by the coding sequence ATGACAAAACGGATCCCGGTACTCCTTGTAATTTTCGCCCTGTTTTATGGTTGTTCAACAACGCAAAAAACTACCATTTCTGAACAGCAACCGAGCGAACCTGCCATTGATTTTTCTACGCTTGAAAAGCCTCCAAAGGACTGGCATCACCTTGACGAATCCCAAACTCAATACCGTGGCATAAGCAGTAAACGGGCTTTTAATAGCTTCCTCAATAGTAAAACGCCCCAAAGGGAAGTAGTTGTTGCTGTTATTGATGGGGGAGTTGACACAAAGCACGAAGACTTACAAAAGAATCTCTGGATTAATGATGATGAGATCCCCAATAATCAGAAAGACGATGACAATAATGGGTATGTTGATGATATTCATGGGTGGAATTTTATAGGTGGCCCTAATGGTAAAAATATTAATCATGACACTTTTGAACTGACGCGAATCTATAGACGCCTTAACAAACAGTTCCACAATACAGATACAACCACCCTTTCAGAGAAAGAGAAGCAGCAGTATAATTACTATCGTAACATTCGATCGGATTATAAAGCAGAGGTAGAAAAGCTTTATCGGCAATACAGCAATATTACCTCTTTGGAAAAAAATAAAAAACGCGCCAATGATATACTGGTTGCCCATTTTGGTTCTCTGGACTATAGCTACGAAGAAGTTCAAAATTTACAACCCAATAACCGCCAGCTCAATTTTGCTAAAAATGTAATGAGCTATGTGCTAGAAAACGATATCGATTCTACGCTCATTGCAGATCAAAAGAAACAGATCTATGAGTTTGCCAAATATGGGTATAACCCAAACTTCAATCCGCGGCATATTGTAGGTGATGACTATGATGACAAAACTGAGCGTTATTACGGAAATAACGACGTGGCCGGTCCCGATCCCAGCCATGGGACCCATGTAGCAGGTATAATAGGTGCAATGCGAGATAATGGTATAGGAATTGATGGTATTGCTATCAAGACCCGAATTATGGCTGTTCGTGCCGTACCTAATGGAGATGAACGTGACAAAGATGTAGCAAATGCCATTCGTTATGCTGTTAATAATGGGGCTGATATTATTAACATGAGCTTTGGCAAAAGCTATTCGCCTTATAAAACGGTAGTTGACGAAGCGATAAAGTATGCTGATAAAAAGGGCGTTCTCATGGTGCATGGAGCCGGAAATGAAAGCCAAAACATTGATAAAAAGCCCAAATATCCTACTGATGTATATGGATCATCCGTTATTGGCGACTCAGCTGCTACTCAATGGTTAAGTGTTGGGGCCACTTCCTGGAAACCCAACGAAAATTTCATTGCCAATTTCAGTAATTTTGGAAATCAAAAAGTAGATCTTTTTGCACCTGGTGTTGATATTTATTCGACCATACCCAATAACAAGTACAAAAGGCAAGATGGTACTAGCATGGCCTCTCCTGTGGTCGCAGGGGCTGCAGCACTCATAATGGCCTATTATCCTGAACTGACGGCTCAACAGATCAAACAGATTCTAATGGGAAGTGTTGTAAAGTATCCACAACAAAAAGTGATTGTACCCAAAGAAAACCCTTCAGAAGAGGCACAACAAAAGCTGTTTTCTACACTATCAGCCTCTGGTGGCCTTATCAATATATACAAGGCATTGCAGGCTGCAGAGAAACTTAGTACGAAATAG
- a CDS encoding 3-hydroxyacyl-CoA dehydrogenase/enoyl-CoA hydratase family protein, whose translation MATSKYAIQKVAVLGSGTMGSQIAAHCVNAGLQVWLLDLKDEESDNPNQQVIDNVKKLKEMNPSPLGKPEYADQIKVGNFSDDLDVLEEVDWICEAIIEKMDIKKNLLSDIEEVRTPGTVVSSNTSGLPIGKISEDVSEEFRSHFLGTHFFNPPRYMKLLEVIPTDATSDEVVEYMSRFCEKELGKGVVQCKDTPNFIANRIGIFSMASIMPHFFGGAFRAEEIDYLLGTLTGYSKAATFRTADMSGLDVIHHVATNLYPTIPDDDRREVFDLPDGFKQMVEEGKYGNKAGEGFYKKVRTDSGKEYKVINPETGEYESQISPEFESASEAKERYSSSEERLKFLVSQDDKAGQFLWKIHCDLLLYAANRVPEITNSIEAIDRAMKWGFNWELGPFERWDAIGVEESVERMQDEGLEVPESVLQMLDSGREQFYDQDEGTVYNLTTGEVELLSPPAKGAITISSLQADGKEVMGNNSAGLYDLGDGIALFEFRTHKFTLGMELVQSLDKACDIVEEQFDAMIISHDGENFTYGANLMEAMGAWQKGDKDKVRKAVKNFQDVAVGLRYRPFPVVSAPFGRCLGGGVEFILYSDKVVAHHELYAGLVEVGVGLLPAGGGTTEMLARAMEQVITDEQVDPMPNIKEVFKTIGMAEVSDGAPKAKSLKYLRDTDTIVMNRDLLIANAKAEACRMADSGYHPPEKPKLKVLGKRALSSLRLMLYIMHEAKFITDYDKVVADDVAYIMSGGDLSEPQKVPEEYLLRLEREAFLKLLEDERTQARIEHMLKKGKPLRN comes from the coding sequence ATGGCTACATCTAAATATGCTATTCAAAAAGTTGCGGTATTGGGTTCTGGCACGATGGGAAGTCAAATTGCCGCGCATTGCGTAAATGCAGGCCTACAGGTTTGGCTGCTCGATCTTAAGGATGAGGAGAGTGATAATCCGAATCAACAGGTGATCGATAATGTGAAGAAGCTGAAGGAGATGAATCCCTCACCCCTTGGAAAGCCTGAGTATGCGGATCAAATAAAGGTGGGCAATTTTAGCGATGACCTTGATGTTTTAGAGGAGGTTGACTGGATTTGTGAAGCCATTATTGAAAAGATGGATATCAAGAAGAATCTTTTGAGTGATATTGAGGAGGTGCGAACCCCTGGTACTGTTGTGAGTTCTAACACCTCGGGGCTACCGATCGGCAAGATTAGTGAAGATGTGTCTGAAGAATTTCGGAGCCACTTTTTAGGTACTCACTTTTTCAACCCGCCCCGTTATATGAAGCTTTTGGAAGTAATTCCTACTGATGCTACATCAGATGAAGTGGTTGAATATATGAGTCGATTTTGTGAGAAAGAGCTGGGCAAAGGAGTAGTGCAGTGTAAAGATACTCCCAACTTTATTGCAAATCGCATCGGTATCTTTTCGATGGCCAGTATTATGCCTCACTTTTTTGGTGGAGCTTTTAGAGCTGAAGAAATAGATTATCTGCTCGGTACTCTTACCGGATATTCAAAAGCAGCAACTTTCCGTACCGCCGATATGTCGGGATTGGATGTGATTCACCACGTAGCTACCAATTTATATCCGACTATTCCGGATGATGATCGGCGCGAGGTTTTTGACTTGCCCGATGGATTTAAACAGATGGTGGAAGAAGGTAAATATGGTAATAAGGCAGGAGAGGGATTTTACAAAAAGGTCCGCACTGATTCCGGGAAGGAATATAAAGTTATAAACCCTGAAACCGGAGAGTATGAATCACAGATATCACCGGAGTTTGAGAGTGCTTCTGAAGCCAAGGAAAGGTATAGCAGCTCTGAAGAACGCTTGAAATTTCTGGTCTCGCAAGATGATAAAGCAGGACAGTTTTTATGGAAGATTCATTGTGACCTGTTATTGTATGCTGCAAATCGTGTTCCTGAGATAACCAATTCTATTGAAGCCATTGACCGTGCAATGAAATGGGGATTCAACTGGGAGTTGGGGCCATTTGAGCGTTGGGATGCTATTGGAGTAGAAGAATCGGTAGAACGTATGCAGGATGAAGGTTTGGAAGTGCCGGAATCGGTATTGCAGATGCTAGATAGTGGCCGCGAACAGTTTTATGACCAAGATGAAGGCACAGTGTATAACTTGACTACAGGAGAAGTGGAACTCCTTAGTCCGCCAGCAAAAGGAGCGATTACGATATCTTCACTTCAAGCTGATGGCAAAGAAGTAATGGGTAACAATAGTGCCGGCTTATATGATCTTGGGGATGGCATAGCTCTTTTTGAGTTTCGAACTCACAAATTCACCTTGGGCATGGAGTTGGTACAGTCACTTGATAAAGCCTGCGATATCGTGGAAGAACAGTTTGATGCAATGATAATTAGCCATGACGGTGAAAACTTTACTTATGGCGCTAACCTTATGGAAGCGATGGGTGCTTGGCAGAAAGGCGATAAGGATAAGGTAAGAAAGGCCGTAAAGAACTTCCAGGATGTAGCAGTAGGACTGCGTTATCGCCCGTTCCCGGTTGTTTCTGCCCCCTTTGGACGATGTCTCGGCGGAGGGGTCGAGTTTATATTGTATTCGGATAAGGTTGTTGCCCATCATGAACTGTACGCAGGATTGGTAGAAGTCGGTGTGGGACTGCTACCGGCAGGTGGGGGAACAACGGAAATGTTAGCCCGTGCCATGGAACAGGTTATTACAGATGAGCAAGTTGATCCTATGCCAAATATCAAAGAGGTCTTTAAAACTATTGGGATGGCTGAAGTTTCTGATGGGGCTCCCAAGGCAAAATCATTAAAGTATCTGCGTGATACTGATACTATCGTCATGAACCGGGATCTTTTAATTGCCAATGCTAAGGCAGAAGCCTGCAGAATGGCTGATTCGGGTTATCATCCGCCGGAAAAGCCAAAATTGAAAGTACTTGGTAAACGAGCATTAAGCTCATTACGATTAATGCTGTATATCATGCACGAGGCCAAATTTATCACTGATTATGATAAAGTAGTTGCAGATGATGTGGCCTATATTATGAGTGGTGGGGATCTGAGTGAACCCCAAAAGGTGCCTGAAGAATATCTGTTGCGTCTTGAGAGGGAAGCTTTTTTAAAGTTACTCGAAGATGAGCGAACTCAAGCCCGTATTGAACATATGTTAAAAAAAGGGAAACCGCTGAGAAATTAG